The Erigeron canadensis isolate Cc75 chromosome 1, C_canadensis_v1, whole genome shotgun sequence genome segment tcatatcgctcatacggggtgggtcgatgggtatctAGTTGTGGTATCGCGGCTAGGGTTACCCCATTACCTTTTTCAGATAgcaattatttttttccttttctcctAATATGACAGCTACTTCGTCATATTGTAACAATGGTGGGTCCACTTACAATGATGCCACTTTGgatgaaaactataaaaataatggGTGGAGATTCCCTTAACTTGATTTTAAGTCAAATTGAGAAGATCTTAGCCGTTGAATGAAAACTaatggtcaaaatttaaaatatcatcCTTGAATCTTGACTTTTTATCTAATTGTCAAGATTATCTTAACAAGACTTACATAAAGATTGAAGAAAGTCGTATTAACCGAAAAAACGCACTAGCACGTATCATTCATAACataatttttctttaacattGGAAAGTATGAAAACCTTGCGAGAAGCTAGAAAAGACATATACATAACATATAGATAATGGGAAGAAACATCacataatctatactatattataaaaagaatagccctttttatttttggtaatgttgaaaatatgtaatattttcacttaacaccccttaaaatactttcatatacactatcctcttaacattaatgattaaattacattgtcagtcttttatcatttaaaatatgtccattaaccttttacatcaattatatacacaactcaccatcgctccaccaccaacagtcgtccaaccatcacaccgtcacCGTCACGACCACCGTCGCATAatgcgggtaccgtgctagtaattattaattaatactcgtaCCATGTACTAAAAGAAGAATTGAACCAtgcatataataaaattaaccaAATTAATCAggaaaattaaaagtaaaagcAGATCGATAGGTCTTGATCAGGTACTGTACTTGCTCATTCTATCAAGTTCGTCACAGAATGGAGTTGGAAAGTCCGGGAATCGTATACGATGCTTGAGCTCATCACCACAATGTTTCTGAATCGAATGTTTATACTCGCCAGTGATTTTATTCTCGATAGCGTCTCTTGCAAAAGTGCCCAAAGGATAATTGTGGTTAAACATATTCAACGAATACACGTAAAACTCAATCCCATAATCTGTGGTCTTCAGCATATGAGAATATTCATCCGATTTTTCTAATGAGTAAGAGTATAGTTGTTGGTATACGAGATAAATCGGACCTCCAAATGAAAGGATGATCAGCAAAATTGAAAGCGTAATCAACATGCATTCACATGCTTTTCGACCTTCTTCTTCTCGCTGCGAGATCTGACGATCAACGCCCAGAGGTTCCACGACTGTCCTGTCGGAAGGCAGTATCAACACAACGGTTTCACCGTCATTCTCCGCCATGATCCAGAACGAATATTAATCTTATTAGGGTTATTATTGCCATGATGCGTTGTTTGATTCTCTATCACTATAAGAAAATGAAACAATTGTGACAAAAGTTTTTAGGGAGGACAAAATGTCCTTACTAAAAGTCACTAGAAGACAATAAATCTGATATGTGTTGAACTTTTAGTTTGACCAACTTTTTTGCAAGGACGGTCCTCCCTAGAACcagaatttatatttatttttgaatttctttttgGAGTCAAAGTCAAAAGATGTAAAAATAGATTGGACTTTTGTTGACTATACTTTTCGCGAGGACAGTCCTCGCAAtagataaatttaattaaaattaataaaaactgatataaataaataatagtttcaaaaatttaaatcccactcaaaatttaaaaactcctggttttattttttttcgtaTTCTTTTGAAATTTCTATTCCTTCCATACTTGAAAATATTTCTTGAAAAACTTATTGCAAGGACATGTCCTTTCAAAAGGtttcttcttttcatttttaatataataatgtatttatACATGTTTAAATTTTATACTTAAACAAAGTGATGTATTTTATGCAATCTAtcattaatcaaaaataaattaatttacttctttaaaagaaaaattctcAAATGAAAGTTAACATGtgcaattaaataaaaaatgtattttagCACTCTTAATTTAGttagttaaatacttaaatgttTTACTAACCTGAATTATTAAATGTATTGTACAATATTTTGAACTTGGTTGGGATTTTGTATTACCTAAACtaactaataatttttttaaaaagttttatatgagtttattaattaatatgtaatgttaaaatatatttgattaacATAAGTAACTAAacacaataaaattatatattatctttaaCATAAGTAACAACgctatttaactttttaaattaaaaaaaaacataattaccTTATTAATTAAACAGATAAGTTTATTACGATAAAACATTTGTATATAATTTAacatatacatttataaataGTCAAGGTTTTTATCTGTTTGTTTAAACTTGTTATACgagtgaaaaaataaaaggtttaaGGCCAAATGCatgggttatatatataataggccCAACAGGCCCAAATACACAAGTAATATACATACTTGGCCTTTTAGGCTCGAACAAATGATTGAGAAACTTACCGTTGTTGTCCCTTTTGTTTTCTCTACCATTATCGGTGTCATCTGGTCATgacttaagagccgggtaaataaaagataaactagtaacacaaactttaggtcattaatgcttaaacaataaATCTAatgagaatttgtttatagggtagtgtgagttTAGAGACAACACTAGttaattaggcaaagtgaatttAACGAAAATCTGAGTCGTGATTAAGTTTTTAACAGACTAGCAAGTAGTTagaatagtatttggtcgtaccatgaaaTCGGAATtgtcaaacaagtattttaatttaattattgttcttAGGTACgtctttcaaactattttcaaaCTAAGCTCATCCGAGTAAAAAACACACACGACCCATTTGCAGATTTGTGTAGATGATAAACATACTTGGCCCAATAGGCCCAACTACATGAGTTTTATACATAGAAAGCTAACTAGATATGATTAGACTAATACTAGATATGAAGCTTATGAAAGCTATTGGGCCCATTTAGGCCCAATGATTAGACTAATACTAGATATGAAGCTTATGACAGCTAACAGAGAGCGAGAGagataattttatatatgtacatacatatatacacacgaGACAACAAGCAAGGTTTAAGACCCAATAAGCCCATTCAAGTGAAAGGCAAACACACACGACCCATTTGCACACTTATGTAGATGATAAACATACTTGGCCCAATAGGCCCAATTATACGAGTTAGATACGTACTTGACCTGTTAGGCCcatataaataattaagaaGCATACTGGGCTCATTTAGGCCCAATGATTAGATTAACACTAAGATTATGAATGTTATGAGAGAGCGAGAGACATaattctctctatatatacatacatatatacacatgaaACAACAAGCATGGTTTAAGGCCCAATAAGCCCATTCGCGTGAAAGACAGACACACGCGCCCTATTTGCACACTAATTTAGGTAATAAACATATTTGGCTCAATAGGTCCAATTACACGAGTTCTATACATACTTGCTCTGTTAGGCccaaatgaatgattgagaaacATATTGACATTGATTAGATTAACATTAGAAATGAAACTtatgaaatataaaaatgacacatcACATCAATCAACAAACAAGGTTTAAGGTCTGGTCTAATAGGCCTATTCGAGTGAAAGACAAACAAACACAACCCATTTGCCATATTTGTACAAATGATAAAGATATATAACCTAATTGACCCAAATACACGAATTAGATACATACATGGCCAGTTAGTTAGATACATATAAAATGAATCTACactttcaagtatatatataattaaaaaaaacataaactatataaaattataaatcaagtTTATAAATAGATATCATATAGTACATATACCAAATAGATTTAGTCCAGTGTCAAACACACGagagattaaaaaataaaataaaatagctAAACTATATGAATTAAATAAAGAATTTTGCTTTAGTTAAACTAAATAAAGAtcgaattattttttttaaataacataatTTTGGTCACATGTTTAATAATTTAACTTAGGTGATGTTTGTTTgaaatcttaataaaaaaatcgcGACTTAACTAAAAATACTTAATCCGTTAAATCAAAGTATTTGTCTTTTTtaacttaacaaacaaaaaataattatattgacTTAATCTACACGACATTATTTATCTATTCAGTCACTTTATCAATTCAATaatttaatgactaaaaaaacacaaacatgcCCTTAGagaaattaaaaactatgattaattgattaattaaagttatgttaagtttttttgATATGTACTAATAAGATTTAGATGTAtttcatccatatatatatatatatatatatgttttaggtaaaataaaacaagtattaaaattaaacaaataaaacaataggtttttcttcactgaagatcaccgtgcagcatgaaaatcattgtgtatcaattgcttcgtgaatcttcgtgcatcaatttaactatgatccaagggtcaagatcatgtcttatttgttttattctaatacttgttttacaatacccaacccctatatatataatacacgattctatatatgttgtgtttttttatttataatttttatatgttaaaaagatataattaaataacaaatattaattgATTTACACTACTTTTAATaatgaaatgttcatttgaaaactaattttttttgaaaattagaaaactggtcaaaacatactgtgatctgaattgttttaattgtgttttgataaatcacaatattttttttattgtgtaatctaaaatacgttgtgttaactttaaatcacagtgtgtttttgatagcgttgtaaattagaaaattgttcaaacacactgtgatatgaacttaacacaatgtgttttcgaaaaacatattaaaaacacattgtgttaaattcagatcacaatgtgtttgaCAGTTTTTTAGTTTCAcggaaattttaatttttaaatgattaaaacccacttttaatatattgaaatatagtaaatgttataaaaattctAGTAAAAGTTAATGCCTTAAAAAACTCTTCACCTAAAATAAGTCCTTCCAGTTTACACcccaaaaaaattgaaaatccCTCCAATTTTTTCACCTAAAATCAAAACCCCCTCCACTTTTTACCCTGAAAATCCTCACTCTTTCTTTATCTCAACTTCACTTTTCACTTCAACAAAAATAGAACCCTTTCATTCtcctttcttcctcttcttctttctctcaATCTCGCCGGGAAAATCTAACAGCCATCGCCCCTCCTTTACAACCGATCCTGCCACCGAGAAAAAACTTTCCAACGCCGCCTTCCTTGTTAAGCTACAACTGCCTCCGCCGCCTGCCACCGGAAAAACTTTACAACCGCCGCCGCTTGCACCGGGAAAACCTTTTGTTGCCAAGAACCGTCGCTGCCGGCAACTGGGAAAAAAACTCACCTATGCTCTTTTCTTGtaagttcatatatattttaggtaattttataatttattttgtttacttaatgtgtttatttaatttttcagaaatatagtttttaattaaagtttCAGTTAACCAAGATCTTGGTGTTATTGAGATGAAGTTTCATATTTCATTCGACATCTTCTATTTTGTAAGGTATGTAAAATCTTGAATTATTTTAGGATTTTTCAACTACATACATTATTTAagatgtttaattttattaatttatctttattttacgAGATTTCCAAATTgctaattgttttttatatggTTATGTTGTGTGTACAGTTAATTAGATGAATATATTGTTGAAGGAAGAATCATCTCGAAGGAAGCTCTTATAGTGGTACTAAAATGTAtacatttgtttgttttttgcattttttttaacggttaaactacaaaaatgaaaaaattgttACAAAAATAGGTGGTGTAAGATTGAAAGGATGTATgtattatatgaaaataatgtaactattgtatattgtatatttgtatgggTAAATATattggttgtttaattttagactaaatttttgtgttttagttattgtttgtttgtttatgtcgATGTTGTTTATGGTATTGTGGTGCTTTAatgatattgttattgttgtgttTTATAATTTGGAACGGAAACATAAAGTTGATCGGAGAAATTTTTGCCGGAAAAATTCTGGTGGGAAACTGCAATTGCAGTAAAATTCAgctaaaaatgaattttttttttaacaaggaGAGTCCTCGCAAAAGGTTATAGTAAGGAcatctttttcaaaaaaaatatatatttattgcgAGAATAGTCCTCGCTAGAAGAAGCGTATGTACTGTAGCGATATACcgtgtatatacatatttattaattattaatgcaCATAAATCttcatttatacatataaaataagatttataaaaataaatgtattttatttatagggaGGTCTGTCCTCGCAAAAAATTAATTtccaattcttttttattttcttttttgctgGTCAATGTTCTCGCTATAAGTGGAAAAAGTTCTCGCTAAATACTTATTGCGAGAAGGCTTTCGCGACAAACTTATTGCGAGGACATGTCCTCGCTAAAGAGTTATTGCGAGGACAATTGGACATTTTGCGAGGACATCCTTCCTCCCTAAAAgccatttttcttgtagtgattgATGGTTTCGTCTAGGCTGTCGTTGGTTGCAAAAGTATGGTTGCATTCTATGTTGCGCTCCCCATAAATCCTGGAGTCGGATAGCCGGTATTTGAGTTCTGAGATATTCCTTGTAAGGACGGTCTTAGAGCTCaaatttatatggagttaatttcatatatttcctttttagttttcgtattcattaggttgtgatattggtcatacattttttatttctctttttatttaactaaagttgaaaaaaaaaggaaaactggaatcaatatttatatggagttaactttcatatgtttcttctttaacttttggATTCATTAAGTTATGATATTTGTCATACACTTTTTATCTCACAATTAGAGCATTCACAGTGGGAGGCACTCATCCTCCAAGGACTAGTTCCTGTCAGCACGACATCAGCTTAAGGACTAATCCCCCCAAAACACCCACAATGTCAGAACTAGTCTAGGAcctatcatttatttatttttaaataactaaaaatacataatatatataaaaaaaaacttagaaaaaccattcaattaattaaaaaaaaacatacttcattcataaaaacttaaaaaaatatataaaaaaacttagaaaaaaaaattacaacacaCATTAAActagaaaattaaaatgaaattgCCTGGTACATAATAATAgttaaaacaacatattaaaccAACTAAAAAACCTACTAAACACCGTCGGGACCTCGGATGATCGGTGTATACTCTGCCATTAGCTTCTTCTTCGCGTCCTTGATGAACCTCTTTTCCTCCTCGTCCAACTCGGTCGTCCCTATGAATGAAAGTGCCGAATACATCGTCCTTTTCGTTTCTTCCTCGCGGATCCAAGCTAGTGACTCTTTCTGGGACTCTATGACATCCTGTTTGGTGTTACAATGCCTCTCGAGTCGGGCTGCGATGTTGGATGCTGATGATGACGGAGCTGAGCTTGCATCGGAAGAGGCGGAAGTGCGGGGAGTCTTTGGTTTAGCTGGATGCGCATACGGGTCGGGCCCGAAGAGTTCATTTTCTGTGGGAACGGATGACGCGAAAACGAACCAAGGACGAGTGACACCTAGTGGTGTGCACTCATCCTCCATTGATGGACGAATGTGGGAACGAGCCCACTGTGGTTGCTCTTATCATaggatttatatatcttgagactactCGTCCAATAGACGGGCCTTAGCACTAGTATAGAAACAAACATGGAGATTTCAGATTGAAGTTTAAGAGAGGAATAAGTAATTAAGATTGCAATATGTGTTCACATAAAGCACACCATACACATAATACGAACATAtactttatcatatatatagaataacCAATCAAACATAATActgtaataattaatatatagtttatataaacCAAAAGACAGGCTTACTTAAACTTTGCATTTAGAAGATTAATTATTgcaacaaaaatatgaaaattagaaATAATCGAATAACTACAATATCTCGAATTAAACTTTCAAATGAAAAAACTTAGttagatataaataattacatttataagtttttgatatgaaagttagaaatgttttataagattttccatataataattattactttACATAATTGATTGACTTCATCCATGCATGGCCTTATTCCAGACAAACAAGCAAAAGTTAATGAAAACATGCATAAAAATCACACAAacacataaattatttattatccATGATGGATGGGGCGCATGAGGAGTTGATGGACTTAGTGGTAGGTTGTTGTTTGGAACCACTTGCGATTGAAAACGAAAGTTGTAGGAGTTGATGCCAGTGAAGATGCCGTCGTCTTTGATAGTGGAAACCCATTGACCAGAAGGAAGGTCAGTCTGAGTGTAGTAGAAAGGGACATCACAAGCAGCCTTTGTACACATCATGGTCACCTTGATAGTAGTTGATTTTGGAACCGGAACGCTATAGGAGGATTCTCGATTAAACGTTGTTGCTATAGAGCCTCCCCACTCATGCGTATAACCAACTTCAGTTGACAACTCGACCTTCCCAGACGTGATAATCGGCACTATGTCGGTTTCGAATCCTATATTTACACCAAATTTTAATTGAATGATATATTTgttagaaagaagaaaagattgCGGGGATCAGAAGAAATCATCATTTTCTGGAATAAAAAGATATCGATTTTGGCAGCAAGAAAAGAAATTTAGTTTCTAAATTAAAGTATAAACcttctctataaatagagggttaaACTGTGTATTGTAATAATAACAATCATTAAAAATGTAAGTATTTTATTTCCCTCTCATATCAAAGGCTGTATAAACTTATAGTCTAATGTGAATCTCATATTTTCTATATTAATTGTTAATAATATTGACTTTTTATCATTCCCATAATTTTAAGCAAGTACTATCTCATCCTTTTCTCTTAACATGACTGCAAGATAAAAGTAGTATAGCAAGAATCtcagtagtagtagtagtagtgttCCGAAGGCTGTGCTAGCTCATTCGTTCAAGTTCGTCACAAAAAGGAGTTGGAAAATCCAGGAATCGTATGCGGTGCTTGAGTTCATCACCACAATGTTTCTGAATGGAATGTTTATACTCGCCAATGATTTCGATAGCGTCTCTTGCAAAACTGCCCAAAGGATAATTGTGGTTAAACATATTCAACGAATACACGTAAAACTCGATCCCATAATCTGTGGTCTTCAGCGTATCCCGATATTTATCTGATTTTTCCAACGAGTAAGAGTATTGCTGTTGGTGTGCGACATATAGACCTCCAAATAAAAGGGTGAACATCACAATTGAAAGCGTAATCGGCATGCATTGACATGCTTTTCCACCTTCTTCTTCTAGCTGTGTGATCGGACGGTCAAGGCTGAGAGGTTCGACAACGACTGTCTTGTTGGAAGGGGGTATCAACACAACGGTTTCACCATCATTCTCcgccatatatatatgatcgagaacgaaaaattaatattaagtttttttgttcaaaaagtgtgaaacgaatttttgaTGCCATGATTCTCTAGATATATAATAAGGTGAAAAGTGAGTTGATCTCAAAGCAAACTAATCCTAATCCACTTCAAACTCCCCGCGTAATATAATGCGTGTGGCGATTGTAAAATTACTTTTTGTCGGTGACATTTGACGATTTTTTATGGCGGTTCGAGCCTATGGTTTGATAACGTAATTTGTTACATTATGCTTGATTGggaaaaagaaaattcaaatgAAAACATTATTTTATCCTTTTATGCGCATTTTAACTTATGAAATACTTGATTTGTATGTCATAAGACCTCAAAAtggttgggaaaaaaaaaaaaaaaaaccttgtttTAATTACAGTTAATACTCAAACAAAAAATCCATCATCGAAAGCTGAGCCAACAACTTTTACT includes the following:
- the LOC122589853 gene encoding chaperone protein dnaJ 49-like, encoding MAENDGETVVLILPSDRTVVEPLGVDRQISQREEEGRKACECMLITLSILLIILSFGGPIYLVYQQLYSYSLEKSDEYSHMLKTTDYGIEFYVYSLNMFNHNYPLGTFARDAIENKITGEYKHSIQKHCGDELKHRIRFPDFPTPFCDELDRMSKYST
- the LOC122589950 gene encoding chaperone protein dnaJ 49-like, with protein sequence MAENDGETVVLIPPSNKTVVVEPLSLDRPITQLEEEGGKACQCMPITLSIVMFTLLFGGLYVAHQQQYSYSLEKSDKYRDTLKTTDYGIEFYVYSLNMFNHNYPLGSFARDAIEIIGEYKHSIQKHCGDELKHRIRFLDFPTPFCDELERMS